The Phalacrocorax carbo chromosome 2, bPhaCar2.1, whole genome shotgun sequence region ATAGCAGAAGGGGCTATGCAAAAAAGGGAGTAGGACAAGACGAGGAGGTGCGTGGGTCATGtagccaggcaggctgggttggcccattccctgcttccttgcttggtGCCTTGAAAGGAGGAGCCGTGGAGGGCAGGTCCACGTGTCAGCAAGAGACCGGAAATGCTACGTGAAGGGTCCTTAGCAGGGGTAGCAGCCCCTTATGCCACCgtagcagcccaggcctccaaagCCATAGCCGTAGCCGTAGCCGAAGCGGCCGGAGGAGACGggcactccctgggagccgAGGATGTTGCCCACGGCAGCCGATGAGGAGGATCCGACGGcggtgttctgtgggaaggagctgaggatgggtcctggcagggtgaccAGCACGGCGGGAGGCTGGATGACGACGCGGGAGTCctcgcactgcctgacacagggctcgttgcagctgttagCCAGCGGGGTGGGTCCGCAGGGGCGGCAGAGGTCGTAGCAGGCCATGTGTGTGGTGTGGAGGGTCCCTGGAAGAGAGGGTGTTGAGAAAGCGTAGGGGCGTGGGGGTGCGAGGGTCAATGTTGCAGGAGGGCGAGGGAGCGTGGAGTTGtggggtggggctgtggggagcgtgGGTGTGGGGAGGCGTCAGGACTGCTGAGTCTGGGGGCAGAGCGTGCTGGAAGAGCCGGATGAGGTGGGTCaggagaagaaggggaagggggttcAGACTCACCTTGTTGACGATGGAGGAGATGGTGTGAGGAGcgtgtgtgagggagagaggtgcTGGGCCGGCTTTTATGCTGGTCCCTGAGGGGCGGGACATCCTTTGCGCATGACGGCGTTTTGCAGCAAGTGGCTGTTACGTGCCAGAGGCTGGGAGGTAATGAGGTGGGGTGTGGATTCCTTCCCGCAacactctcttttcctttcctgtcctcctGAGGACGTGTCCTCTTGACCCTGGCGGCAGCTTTTAAGTGAGAGTAGGTATTTGGGAGGAATTGCATGGAAGGTGCGTGTCAGGGCATTTGACAGACATGACCAAAACATTGGAGAGTTGGAGTGTCATCAGGGATGTCATGCCATGGCACTTGTGTGATGTGGTTTGTGGGTGCGTTGTGAAGAGGGGGCCCCATTTCTTTGGAAGCCTGGAAGTCTGGTTTCTGAGGTGTGCTGGGCGTAAGCCACTGCCCCTTCCATGGCATTTGCTCCGTGCCAGCCTTGCTGCCAGATGTCTAAGGTGTGTTGAGGCCTGGCATTTCCCAttttgtgtgctctgtgtgtgccttggTGCCCCTCTTGCTTGTGAGGTTGTAGATGTGTCAACTGTGTTTACATTGCAAGGTTTTGGCAGTGTCCTGGGATGTGCagtgtggcttctgtgagaagctgctagaagcttccccaaTGGccgatagagccaatgccaacTGGCAGGTATCCATCCACCTGTAGCCCCTGCGGAAGActgtggtgaggcaggctgttgccctgcagcccatggagattTACAGTGGAGCAGAGATGCACCTTCATCCCCTGGGGGCCTCCTACCGGAGCAGGTGCATGTCCAATGGAgtctgtgaccccgtgggaatgccgtgctggagcaggctcctagcaggacctgtggccccgtGCAGAGAGGAGCTCACAcgggagcaggtttgctggcaaaGCTTGCGAGCCTGTGGGGCATGTACGCTGGAGCACTCTCTTCCTGGAGGTCTGAGTCTCATGGAACGGATCCATACCGAAGCGGTTTGTGAAGAACTTGACACTGTGGGAAGGAtccacgttggagaagttcatggaggactgtcttcATGGGAGggaccctgtgctggagcagggcgaGCGTGTGAGGGGTCCTCTCACTGAGGTAGTAGGATCAGCAGAAccaacgtgtgatgaactgaccacaacccccattccccatccccctgcgctgctcGGGGGAACATGTAGAGAAAATTGTGAGGAAGTTAATCTTACTGGCTGGACGGTAATGAGGTGGGGTGTGTATTCCTTCCTGCAACGCTCCCTTTTCTTGTCCTCCTCCTGAGGACGTGTGCTCTTGACCCTGGCGGCAGCTTTTAAGTGAGAGTAGGTATTTGGCAGGATTTGCATGGAATGTGCATGTCAGGGCATTTGAGAAACATGACCAAGGGATCATAGAGTTGTGGTATTGTCAGTGAGGTCATGCCATGGCACATTTGTGATGTAATTTGTTGGTGCGTTGTGAAGAGGGGTGCCCATTTCTTTGGAAGCCTGGGTGTCTGGTCGGGTTTTTGAGGTGTGCCGTGTGTTAAGTGTTGCAAAATCGATGGCATTTGCTCTCTGCCGGCCTTGCTGCCAGGTGACGAAGGTGTGTTTAGGCCTGgtgtttccctttttgtgtgctctgtgtgtgccttggTGCCCCTCTTGCTCGTGAGCTTGTAGATGTGTGAATTGTCTTTATATTGCAAGGTTTTGGCAGTGTCCTGGGGTCTGCAGGCAgatgtccctctgcagcccatggagattaACGGTGGAGCACATATGCACCTGCAGCCCCCGAGGGCCTCCtaccggagcaggtggatgcccaatggagtctgtgaccccgtgggaatgccgtgctggagcaggctcctagctggacctgtggccccatgcagagaggagcccacgctggagcaggtttgctggcaaagcttgtgaccctgtgggagaCCCACGCTGGAGCCCTCTCTTCCTGGGGGATGGCACCCTGTCAAAGGCACCTATGCTTGTGGCATTGTGAAGAACTTGACACTGTGGGAAGGAtccacgttggagaagttcatggaggactgtctccatGAGAGGGACCCTGtgctggagaaagggaagcatgTGAGGTGTCCTCCCACTGAGGTAGTAGGAGCAGCAGAACCaccgtgtgatgaactgaccacaacccccattccccatccccctgcactgcttggGGGAAGAGGTGGAGTAAATTAGGAGTAAAGTGAACcttggaagaagggaggggtggggaaggtgttttaggtTTTGTCTATATTTGTCATTACTCTACTCTGACTTTTAGCAAAAAACtacattaatttccccaaggcacgtctgttttgcccgtgatggtaattgctgagtgatcgcTCCCTGTCCTTGTGTTGAGTCAGGAGCCTTTTGTCGTCTTCAGTCCAGTTGAGCAAAGGGAGTGACAGAGCGTCTTGGTCGtcacctggtgtccagccccGGACATCCCCGCACTGAGGCCCATCTTCAGAGCTGAGCAGGGTGACAGGCTTGTTCGTGGGGCCGGTGCTCGGTGCCCCATGCTGTGCCTCAGGGTCCCCACAGTGAGGAGGATGGTGAGCGCAGTGCAGAGGGGTGGTGACTTGGGGTCCCCTGTAGAGGTGGTGCATGGCCCCTGAGGCAGGGAGGATGGTGGTCTGGAGACCACGTGCACTGTGGGACCCTGCAGCGCAGAGGGGATGGTGGCGTGGGGATCCCCTGCAAGGGATCATCTGGGGACCCCATAGCAAGGTGAGGCCATGGGCTAGGGGCTCCCATGTAGGCGGAATGGGGACCATGCAGCCAGGCGGAGAGTGCAGCCCTAGTCCAGCATTGGGTCAGCTGAGGACCCCACAGCAAGGTGACCTGGGCACCTTGGTTGTCCAGGGTCCTGGCGCCaactggggatggggacaggaacACTGTGTGGGTGGTCCTGGCTCCACTTTGTGAGAGAAGATGTTGTGCCAAGGACTGGAGGTGGTTGGGCTGGGGACAACAGCAAGGGGGGATCATGAAAGGGGACCCCGCCCACGTGTCCCTGGCACCCTGCAGCAtgtgcaagaagggcagggtGCCTTCTTCATGTACATATTGATGACAATGTTTTAGTTATTAGATCATGGCATTTTCCCTCCACCTGACCCCTCCAAGTGCCCCAACTGCTTTGCCTGAGGCCTTTGGTTCGGTTGTCAGCAGCATTTCTAGTCATTCAGCCCCTCATTcagcccccgcccctcccagcagcGGTTCTGGGGGCCGTTTGGTGAAGATGTTTGATTTCTTGTGCCCGACGTGTTGATTTTGGGGTCCTGACAGGAGCCTTCTGGAAACTTCCAggatctgctgcagcagctggcgccTGTCAGCCGCCGCCCGATTGGCAGGCTGTTAGGCACCGCCGGTGGGCATGTTGTTAGCTGCGTCCTGATTGGCTGATGGCtgagggtgctgagggagcagctggctgtggtGAGGGAAGGCTGCAGCGCGGGCGCCTGGCTGGTGAgctctgggagagctggtgagTCCCGTGGGAGGCCCAAGTATAgtgggagaggcaggcaggcaggggatgctTTCATGCCAAACCTTGAGGGGATGCTTGCATGGCAAAGGGTTGAGGAAGCAGAATAGGCTGCCTAGCCTGGACTAGAAGAGTCCACTTGGAAGGGACCTAGAGTGATCCTCTagcccaactgcctgaccacttcagggctgaccaaaagttaaagcatgttattaagggcattgtccaaatgcctcttaagcaCTGACAGACTTGcggcatcgaccacctctctaggaagcctgtccgagtgtttgaccaccctcccAGGAATGTTTGCTAATGTCAATTCTGAAAGTCCCCTGATGCGGCTTTGAAGCATTCCCATCAGTCCTCTCACTGGgtgccagggagaagagctcagcacctccccatgcccctctcctcctcaggaagctgtagagagcaatggggTCCCCCCTCAACCTCCTGTTGTCCAAACAGAACCTCTGATGGAGGATGCGGGGACCTACTGGCCAGCCacctgacctcagtaccggggaagattatggagcagttcatcctgagtgcgctcaccaggcatgtgcaggacaaccagggatcaggcccagccagcatggcttcatggaAGCAGCCTCTTGCTGGCCCTACCTGGTCTCTTTCttgaccaggtgacccgcccagtggatgagggagaggctgtggatgttatctacctgcaCTTTGTTGAGGCCTTTGaccctgtctcccacagcatcctcctagagcagctggaggcttatggcttagacaggtggtctcttcactgggtaaaaaagtgtctggatggccgagcccagagagttgtggtgaatggaactGAATCCAGTTGGCGTCCAgtcacgagcagggttccccagggctctgtgttgGGGCCAggcttgtttaatatctttatcgaTGATTTGGTTGAGAGGATTGCGTAtgccctcagtgagtttgcagacgacaccaagttgggtgggagtgttgatctgtttgagggtgggaaggctctgcagaagattctggacaggctggatcactgcgccgaggccaactgtatgagcttaacaaggccaagtgctgggtcctacACTTGGGTCACAAGAGCCGTATGAAACGCTCCAAGCTTGTGgaagagtgtctggaaagctgcgtgtcggagaaggccctgggggtgctggctgacagccgtctgagcatgagccagcagtgtggccgggtgaccaagaaggccaacataATCTGGGCTTGTATGAGGAATAGTGtgtccagcaggagcagggcagggatggtgcccctgtgctgggccctggggaggccccacctcgaatgctgggctcaggtttgggctctgtgggacaagaaggaccttgaggtgctggagcgtgtccagagaagggcaacggagctggaGGAGTTTCTAgagaacaagtgtgctggggagtggctgagggagctggcagggtttagcctggagaagaggaggctgaggggtgaccttaTCGCCCTCTGCAACTGCCTGGAAGTGGCCTGTAGTGAAGTGGGCATTGGTCTCTATTGCTAGGGtactagcaataggacgagaggaaatggcctgaagctgcatcaggggaggcttagattgcatgttaggaaaaatgtattactgaaagggtggtcaggcattggaagaggctgcccagagaggtggtggagtcaccatcgctggaggtgtttaaaaaaagtgtaggcgtggcacttcagggcatggtttaggaggcctgggggtgttgggttgacagttggaactggtgatcttagaggtcttttccaaccttaatgattctattctagAATTCCTTGAAGGGTTGCACACAAGAGGCTTGTGATGAGTGGCAGGACAAGAGGCCCACGGCACAAGTGGAATTCCATGGGCAAAGAAGGCAAGCCTTCTTCagtgtgagggtggtgaaagagtgggagaggtgctggagtctccatccttggagacagtGGACACGTGAGTGGCCATGGTCCTGGACgacctgctccagccagcccttcttgtaaagTGCCTATGTCATGTTCCAGCAGCCCCCAGGTGCCAGTCTGTGctgttgctggtggtggtgttcgTAGGAGAGGCCTTGTGGCCCTTTCTCACTCACGGTGATGACCTGTACAGACTTATctttgtgccagctggcacaattCCTAGGACAGGTGTTGTGACCCTTCTCCACCCACCCCAAAGGCAACTTGAGGCCTGGTTTTGTGCTGGGTCAGGTTGGAGGAGCCTTGggtgaagaagggaagaggaggcgTCTCGGGCTGGGATGAGGAGAACTTTATTGTTggaaaaaagagagtgaaaaggCAGGAGCGCCAAGTGGAAGGGAAGCGGTCTGAGGTGCAGGTAATGTAACCATCAGCCGTAGTGCCGTGTGTGAGAGACATTTTGCCAGAGAAGCAAGATTTTCGAGCCTTGCACACCGGAGGTCCCCTCTGGTCCTTATCTTGTGAGCAAGTGATTGCATCGGTGAGTACTGGAGATAGCAGAAGGGGCTATGCAAAAAAGGGAGTAGGACAAGACGAGGAGGTGCGTGGGTCATGtagccaggcaggctgggttggcccattccctgcttccttgcttggtGCCTTGAAAGGAGGAGCCGTGGAGGGCAGGTCCACGTGTCAGCAAGAGACCGGAAATGCTACGTGAAGGGTCCTTAGCAGGGGTAGCAGCCCCTTATGCCACCgtagcagcccaggcctccaaagCCATAGCCGTAGCCGTAGCCGAAGCGGCCGGAGGAGACGggcactccctgggagccgAGGATGTTGCCCACGGCAGCCGATGAGGAGGATCCGACGGcggtgttctgtgggaaggagctgaggatgggtcctggcagggtgaccAGCACGGCGGGAGGCTGGATGACGACGCGGGAGTCctcgcactgcctgacacagggctcgttgcagctgttagCCAGCGGGGTGGGTCCGCAGGGGCGGCAGAGGTCGTAGCAGGCCATGTGTGTGGTGTGGAGGGTCCCTGGAAGAGAGGGTGTTGAGAAAGCGTAGGGGCGTGGGGGTGCGAGGGTCAATGTTGCAGGAGGGCGAGGGAGCGTGGAGTTGtggggtggggctgtggggagcgtgGGTGTGGGGAGGCGTCAGGACTGCTGAGTCTGGGGGCAGAGCGTGCTGGAAGAGCCGGATGAGGTGGGTCaggagaagaaggggaagggggttcAGACTCACCTTGTTGACGATGGAGGAGATGGTGTGAGGAGcgtgtgtgagggagagaggtgcTGGGCCGGCTTTTATGCTGGTCCCTGAGGGGCGGGACATCCTTTGCGCATGACGGCGTTTTGCAGCAAGTGGCTGTTACGTGCCAGAGGCTGGGAGGTAATGAGGTGGGGTGTGGATTCCTTCCCGCAacactctcttttcctttcctgtcctcctGAGGACGTGTCCTCTTGACCCTGGCGGCAGCTTTTAAGTGAGAGTAGGTATTTGGGAGGAATTGCATGGAAGGTGCGTGTCAGGGCATTTGACAGACATGACCAAAACATTGGAGAGTTGGAGTGTCATCAGGGATGTCATGCCATGGCACTTGTGTGATGTGGTTTGTGGGTGCGTTGTGAAGAGGGGGCCCCATTTCTTTGGAAGCCTGGAAGTCTGGTTTCTGAGGTGTGCTGGGCGTAAGCCACTGCCCCTTCCATGGCATTTGCTCCGTGCCAGCCTTGCTGCCAGATGTCTAAGGTGTGTTGAGGCCTGGCATTTCCCAttttgtgtgctctgtgtgtgccttggTGCCCCTCTTGCTTGTGAGGTTGTAGATGTGTCAACTGTGTTTACATTGCAAGGTTTTGGCAGTGTCCTGGGATGTGCagtgtggcttctgtgagaagctgctagaagcttccccaaTGGccgatagagccaatgccaacTGGCAGGTATCCATCCACCTGTAGCCCCTGCGGAAGActgtggtgaggcaggctgttgccctgcagcccatggagattTACAGTGGAGCAGAGATGCACCTTCATCCCCTGGGGGCCTCCTACCGGAGCAGGTGCATGTCCAATGGAgtctgtgaccccgtgggaatgccgtgctggagcaggctcctagcaggacctgtggccccgtGCAGAGAGGAGCTCACAcgggagcaggtttgctggcaaaGCTTGCGAGCCTGTGGGGCATGTACGCTGGAGCACTCTCTTCCTGGAGGTCTGAGTCTCATGGAACGGATCCATACCGAAGCGGTTTGTGAAGAACTTGACACTGTGGGAAGGAtccacgttggagaagttcatggaggactgtcttcATGGGAGggaccctgtgctggagcagggcgaGCGTGTGAGGGGTCCTCTCACTGAGGTAGTAGGATCAGCAGAAccaacgtgtgatgaactgaccacaacccccattccccatccccctgcgctgctcGGGGGAACATGTAGAGAAAATTGTGAGGAAGTTAATCTTACTGGCTGGACGGTAATGAGGTGGGGTGTGTATTCCTTCCTGCAACGCTCCCTTTTCTTGTCCTCCTCCTGAGGACGTGTGCTCTTGACCCTGGCGGCAGCTTTTAAGTGAGAGTAGGTATTTGGCAGGATTTGCATGGAATGTGCATGTCAGGGCATTTGAGAAACATGACCAAGGGATCATAGAGTTGTGGTATTGTCAGTGAGGTCATGCCATGGCACATTTGTGATGTAATTTGTTGGTGCGTTGTGAAGAGGGGTGCCCATTTCTTTGGAAGCCTGGGTGTCTGGTCGGGTTTTTGAGGTGTGCCGTGTGTTAAGTGTTGCAAAATCGATGGCATTTGCTCTCTGCCGGCCTTGCTGCCAGGTGACGAAGGTGTGTTTAGGCCTGgtgtttccctttttgtgtgctctgtgtgtgccttggTGCCCCTCTTGCTCGTGAGCTTGTAGATGTGTGAATTGTCTTTATATTGCAAGGTTTTGGCAGTGTCCTGGGGTCTGCAGGCAgatgtccctctgcagcccatggagattaACGGTGGAGCACATATGCACCTGCAGCCCCCGAGGGCCTCCtaccggagcaggtggatgcccaatggagtctgtgaccccgtgggaatgccgtgctggagcaggctcctagctggacctgtggccccatgcagagaggagcccacgctggagcaggtttgctggcaaagcttgtgaccctgtgggagaCCCACGCTGGAGCCCTCTCTTCCTGGGGGATGGCACCCTGTCAAAGGCACCTATGCTTGTGGCATTGTGAAGAACTTGACACTGTGGGAAGGAtccacgttggagaagttcatggaggactgtctccatGAGAGGGACCCTGtgctggagaaagggaagcatgTGAGGTGTCCTCCCACTGAGGTAGTAGGAGCAGCAGAACCaccgtgtgatgaactgaccacaacccccattccccatccccctgcactgcttggGGGAAGAGGTGGAGTAAATTAGGAGTAAAGTGAACcttggaagaagggaggggtggggaaggtgttttaggtTTTGTCTATATTTGTCATTACTCTACTCTGACTTTTAGCAAAAAACtacattaatttccccaaggcacgtctgttttgcccgtgatggtaattgctgagtgatcgcTCCCTGTCCTTGTGTTGAGTCAGGAGCCTTTTGTCGTCTTCAGTCCAGTTGAGGAAAGGGAGTGACAGAGCGTCTTGGTAGTCATCTGGTGTCCAGCCCCGGACATCCCCGCACTGAGGCCCATCTTCAGAGCTGAGCAGGGTGACAGGCTTGTTCGTGGGGCCGGTGCTCGGTGCCCCATGCTGTGCCTCAGGGTCCCCACAGTGAGGAGGATGGTGAGCGCAGTGCAGAGGGGTGGTGACTTGGGGTCCCCTGTAGAGGTGGTGCATGGCCCCTGAGGCAGGGAGGATGGTGGCCTGGAGACCACGTGCACTGTGGGACCCTGCAGCGCAGAGGGGATGGTGGCGTGGGGATCCCCTGCAAGGGATCATCTGGGGACCCCATAGCAAGGTGAGGCCATGGGCTAGGGGCTCCCATGTAGGCGGAATGGGGACCATGCAGCCAGGCGGAGAGTGCAGCCCTAGTCCAGCATTGGGTCAGCTGAGGACCCCACAGCAAGGTGACCTGGGCACCTTGGTTGTCCAGGGTCCTGGCGCCaactggggatggggacaggaacACTGTGTGGGTGGTCCTGGCTCCACTTTGTGAGAGAAGATGTTGTGCCAAGGACTGGAGGTGGTTGGGCTGGGGACAACAGCAAGGGGGGATCATGAAAGGGGACCCCGCCCACGTGTCCCTGGCACCCTGCAGCAtgtgcaagaagggcagggtGCCTTCTTGATGTACATATTGATGACAAATTTTTAGTTATTAGATCATGGCATTTTCCCTCCACCTGACCCCTCCAAGTGCCCCAGCTGCTTTTGCCTGAGGCCTTTGGTTCGGTTGTCAGCAGCATTTCTAGTCATTCAGCCCCTCATTcagcccccgcccctcccagcagcGGTTCTGGGGGCCGTTTGGTGAAGATGTTTGATTTCTTGTGCCCGACGTGTTGATTTTGGGGTCCTGACAGGAGCCTTCTGGAAACTTCCAggatctgctgcagcagctggcgccTGTCAGCCGCCGCCCGATTGGCAGGCTGTTCGGCACCCCCGGTGGGCATGTTGTTAGCTGCGTCCTGATTGGCTGATGGCtgagggtgctgagggagcagctggctgtggtGAGGGAAGGCTGCAGCGCGGGCGCCTGGCTGGTGAgctctgggagagctggtgagTCCCGTGGGAGGCCCAAGTATAGTgggaggggcaggcaggcaggggaggctggTGAGCGACTGCCTTCGGGGTCTTGCTTTGGGGTGAGTGGCGAGGGGTGAGGCCATTTCTCTGCGCAGTGTTTGTGGGGCCAGAGTGGGATTAGACGCAGTGGAGGGCAAATGGGAGGCGTGCATGCTGCACCAGGCTGTGCACCTGAGAACCTCGTGGGGATGCTTGCATGGCAAAGGGTTGAGGAAGCAGAATAGGCTGCCTAGCCTGGACTAGAAGAGTCCACTTGGAAGGGACCTAGAGTGATCCTCTagcccaactgcctgaccacttcagggctgaccaaaagttaaagcatgttattaagggcattgtccaaatgcctcttaagcaCTGACAGACTTGTGGCATTGACtgcctctctaggaagcctgtccgagtgtttgaccaccctcccAGGAGTGTTTGCTAATGTCAATTCCGAAAGTCCCCTGATGTGGCTTTGAAGCATTCCCATCAGTCCTCTCACTGGgtgccagggagaagagctcagcacctccccatgcccctctcctcctcaggaagctgtagagagcaatggggtcccccctcagcctcaaGTTCTCCAAACAGAACCTCTGAAGGAGGATGCGGGGAACTACTGGCCTGCCacctgacctcagtaccggggaagatcatggagcagttcatcctgagtgcgctcaccaggcatgtgcaggacaaccagggatTAGGGcctgccagcatggcttcatggaAGCAGCCTCTTGCTGGCCCTACCTGGTCTCTTTCttgaccaggtgacccgcccagtggatgagggagaggctgtggatgttacCTACCTGCACTTTGTTGAGGCCTTTGaccctgtctcccacagcatcctcctagagcagctggaggctcatggcttagacaggtggtctcttcactgggtaaaaatgtgtctggatggccgagcccagagagttgtggtgaatggaactGAATCCAGTTGGCGTCCAgtcacgagcagggttccccagggctctgtgttgGGGCCAggcttgtttaatatctttatcagtgatttGGTTGAGAGGATTGCATAcgccctcagtgagtttgcagacgacaccaagttgggtgggagtgttgatctgtttgagggtgggaaggctctgcagaggattctggacaggctggatcactgcgccgaggccaactgtatgagcttaacaaggccaagtgctgggtcctacACTTGGGTCACAAGAGCCGTATGAAACGCTCCAAGCTTGTGgaagagtgtctggaaagctgcgtgtcggagaaggccctgggggtgctggctgacagccgtctgagcatgagccagcagtgtggccgggtgaccaagaaggccaacataATCTGGGCTTGTATGAGGAATAGTGtgtccagcaggagcagggcagggatggtgcccctgtgcttggcactggtgaggccccaccttgaatgctgggctcaggtttgggctctgtgggacaagaaggaccttgaggtgctggagtgtgtccagagaagggcaacggagctggaGGAGTTTCTAgagaacaagtgtgctggggagtggctgagggagctggcagggtttagcctggagaagaggaggctgaggggtgaccttaTCGccctctgca contains the following coding sequences:
- the LOC135312234 gene encoding feather keratin 1-like; its protein translation is MACYDLCRPCGPTPLANSCNEPCVRQCEDSRVVIQPPAVLVTLPGPILSSFPQNTAVGSSSSAAVGNILGSQGVPVSSGRFGYGYGYGFGGLGCYGGIRGCYPC